From Danio rerio strain Tuebingen ecotype United States chromosome 7, GRCz12tu, whole genome shotgun sequence, the proteins below share one genomic window:
- the tinf2 gene encoding TERF1-interacting nuclear factor 2 has product MNRKTKTATRSLEKDQPLPMSALQLIAPPLRLLSAAMWKVMLQRDTVHYGKVEETITSLCETVPGLLDYRHQARLTMGLRALMILEELRQPDPPDAELVLQELKKLQMSSCIPNGKKKDQKVEEAKRNFQTLVQSLLKNPSARKQFYKEDFQLHYGRNYAASLEKLMWEFLIRLDQLLPVPDLAQTVSWLSAAPAVLEECARSASQPQLVRTLLQHEVCLGHLGSSSLLSSTGDAILSSLSLPLSGKVLQTIQSESTSASNRVTTPAQSTPRTTRRMAKQAQSQVAPVIGSISCVNLQINNEKVASESAKSASEVQRNTRTNLRSQSKKQVPEKEEEHYVGNLLFTVITQSSGSEVEEEEEEDGGKEDTSNTDESSERSFKLPQQTEVEQKNGSRVSGVTRKCSTKTNAEAAGSQDEGEISEILISCMKRNLRVVVPRLNISSNALPVQLNHLAEEKDGTSYSGQSNSKDRVRNRDSVQRKRRFPNSSPTPEKLLTLSVNKLAPACSPCIPLLKRLPVGTPETPSPLIKSSDDIIGDSDDERAGTVKRKVFNQQYCKTNNGTYVPTLREFWNPVFCPSSSPGSRH; this is encoded by the exons ATGAacaggaaaacaaaaacagcgACTAGATCTCTGGAGAAAG ATCAACCTCTACCCATGTCAGCCCTGCAGCTTATCGCTCCACCACTGCGGCTCTTGTCTGCGGCCATGTGGAAGGTGATGTTGCAGAGAGACACAGTGCATTATGGGAAGGTGGAGGAAACTATAACATCGCTCTGTGAGACTGTACCTGGACTGCTCGATTACAGACATCAGGCCAGGCTGACTATGGGTTTGAGGGCCCTG ATGATCTTGGAGGAGCTTCGTCAGCCGGATCCTCCAGATGCGGAGCTTGTCCTTCAGGAATTGAAGAAGCTGCAGATGTCCTCCTGCATTCCCAATGGAAAG AAGAAGGATCAAAAGGTGGAGGAAGCAAAACGCAACTTTCAAACCCTGGTCCAGTCTCTCCTGAAGAATCCATCAGCTAGAAAACAGTTCTACAAG GAGGATTTTCAACTTCACTATGGAAGAAACTATGCTGCCAGTCTAGAGAAGTTAATGTGGGAGTTTCTTATCCGACTGGATCAGCTATTACCTGTTCCAGATCTTGCACAG ACGGTGTCGTGGCTCAGTGCTGCCCCTGCTGTTCTGGAGGAATGTGCGCGCTCTGCTTCACAGCCTCAGCTCGTCAGAACTCTGCTGCAGCATGAAGTATGCCTTGGACACCTCGGCTCAT caTCTCTTCTGTCATCTACTGGAGATGCGATCCTGTCCTCCCTTTCCCTTCCTCTTTCGGGTAAAGTACTACAAACCATCCAGTCAGAATCCACTTCCGCATCCAACAGAGTCACAACTCCTGCCCAGTCAACCCCCAGGACAACTCGCAGAATGGCAAAACAAGCCCAGTCACAGGTCGCACCAGTGATTGGCTCCATTTCTTGCGTCAACCTCCAAATAAACAATGAGAAAGTGGCATCTGAATCAGCCAAATCAGCTTCAGAGGTGCAGAGAAACACCAGAACCAATCTAAGATCACAATCGAAAAAACAGGTACCAGAAAAAGAAGAGGAGCATTACGTTGGTAATCTGTTGTTCACCGTGATCACCCAATCATCCGGCAGTGAAgtagaggaagaggaggaggaagatggTGGCAAAGAAGACACCAGCAATACTGATGAAAGTAGTGAGAGGTCATTTAAACTACCCCAACAAACTGAAGTCGAACAGAAGAATGGATCAAGAGTGTCAGGTGTTACGAGGAAATGTTCAACTAAGACAAACGCAGAGGCCGCCGGGTCACAAGATGAAGGAGAAATAAGTGAAATCCTCATTTCCTGCATGAAGCGCAATTTGAGAGTTGTTGTTCCCAGATTAAACATCAGCAGTAATGCTCTTCCTGTCCAGCTGAATCATCTGGCTGAAGAGAAGGACGGTACGAGTTATTCAGGCCAGTCTAACTCAAAAGACAGAGTGAGGAATAGAGACTCTGTGCAACGCAAGAGAAGATTTCCTAATTCAAGTCCAACGCCGGAGAAGCTCCTGACTTTATCGGTCAATAAGCT AGCTCCTGCATGCTCTCCATGTATTCCACTTCTTAAGCGTCTTCCAGTCGGTACTCCGG aaACGCCGTCCCCTTTGATTAAATCATCAGATGACATTATAGGCGACTCTGATGATGAGAGAGCAGGCACTGTGAAGAGAAAG GTATTCAATCAGCAGTACTGCAAAACGAACAACGGTACATATGTGCCCACCCTCCGGGAGTTCTGGAATCCTGTGTTTTGTCCCTCTTCATCTCCTGGAAGCAGACATTAA
- the efs gene encoding embryonal Fyn-associated substrate isoform X1, which produces MSLSTVLAKALFDNAAESPEELAFRKGDILMVLNQEQDGGPGWWLCSLHGRQGIAPANRLRLLQSTQAPASSAGTDARRAPSVDSVHLPSSQQGKVNGLSAEDSDGVYLSPPSLAEGVYQSPGAAPAQCRSGELRHSDAGRPRSHSSSGTRPRPDWGDVGVAGRPRSPSLRGRGGESGTLYQTPSSPVPLAAQHRSQVALPTDSVYLTPSAVSRSAAETAGESRYLSPRDASAGHSDGCYLVPRPAVTTLTSENLYQTPTSGAPVAGQCVAGVTSRLVDKIAPKSSPSSSSSPSQSKSGQDAPGMYQTPTPPGGAISRTPQSDRKNPAGTVVVSNASTPGQNIKQTPPSGRGSQKGTTSTAPVGRGKLRESPLLTRTGKSGVPSSPNFGRKPPPPAPPVRSVTRKDLPQSSAIPATKPVLQANPAPPPTNMLEEERQGSKSGQTQADEMKNNSEMLSKRDSASSQEEKLSEEVYDTPPTNRWQHPVSIVPSEEDDGIYNTPRALIVHNDQASEVRNQTWREMLDRILSLACY; this is translated from the exons ATGTCCCTTTCG ACTGTACTCGCAAAGGCACTTTTTGATAATGCTGCTGAAAGCCCAGAGGAGTTGGCTTTCCGTAAAGGGGATATCCTGATGGTTTTGAACCAGGAACAGGATGGGGGACCAGGGTGGTGGCTTTGCTCCCTGCATGGCCGTCAAGGCATTGCCCCTGCTAACCGATTACGCCTGCTTCAAAGTACTCAAGCTCCGGCTTCGAGTGCAGGTACAGATGCCCGACGAGCTCCTAGTGTGGACTCTGTCCATCTACCTTCTAGCCAGCAGGGCAAGGTAAATGGATTGAGTGCTGAAGATTCAGATGGGGTGTATCTCTCACCACCCAGCTTAGCTGAAGGGGTGTATCAGAGCCCTGGGGCTGCTCCTGCCCAGTGCAGGTCTGGAGAGCTACGCCACTCTGATGCAGGAAGGCCACGATCGCATTCTAGTTCTGGAACCAGGCCTCGTCCGGACTGGGGGGATGTTGGTGTGGCGGGACGACCCCGCTCACCTTCACTTCGAGGACGGGGTGGTGAGTCAGGAACCCTCTACCAGACACCCAGCTCTCCTGTGCCACTGGCTGCACAACACAGATCACAAGTTGCATTGCCAACAGATTCAGTCTACCTGACTCCAAGTGCTGTCTCTAGGTCTGCCGCAGAAACAGCAGGGGAGTCGAGGTATTTAAGTCCACGAGATGCAAGTGCTGGGCATTCTGATGGATGCTACTTAGTTCCTAGACCAGCTGTCACCACACTGACAAGTGAGAATTTATATCAGACTCCTACAAGTGGTGCCCCAGTGGCAGGACAGTGTGTAGCAGGAGTGACTTCTAGACTTGTGGATAAGATAGCTCCTAAAAGCAGCCCATCTTCTTCCAGTAGTCCATCTCAGAGTAAGAGTGGCCAGGATGCCCCAGGTATGTACCAAACTCCAACCCCACCTGGAGGAGCCATATCAAGGACCCCTCAATCTGACCGTAAAAACCCAGCTGGAACTGTAGTAGTGTCTAATGCCTCAACACCAGGCCAAAACATAAAGCAGACACCTCCATCTGGACGAGGATCCCAAAAGGGTACTACCTCAACTGCTCCTGTTGGTCGAGGAAAACTGAGAGAATCCCCTCTACTCACTAGGACGGGAAAGTCAGGAGTACCCAGCTCCCCAAACTTTGGCCGGAAACCCCCTCCGCCAGCACCTCCAGTTAGAAGTGTAACCAGGAAAGATTTACCTCAGTCTAGCGCAATTCCAGCGACCAAACCTGTTCTCCAGGCAAACCCTGCTCCCCCACCGACAAACATGCTGGAGGAGGAGAGACAGGGAAGTAAAAGTGGACAGACGCAAGCCGACGAGATGAAGAACAACAGCGAAATGCTGAGCAAGAGAGACAGTGCCAGTTCGCAGGAGGAGAAACTTAGTGAGGAG GTATATGATACACCTCCCACTAATAGGTGGCAACATCCAGTTTCTATAGTGCCTTCTGAGGAGGATGATGGGATTTATAACACTCCTCGTGCTCTAATCGTACACAACGACCAGGCTTCTGAGGTAAGAAATCAAACATGGAGGGAAATGCTAGATAGAAt cttgagtCTTGCTTGTTACTGA
- the tinf2 gene encoding TERF1-interacting nuclear factor 2 isoform X1, translated as MSALQLIAPPLRLLSAAMWKVMLQRDTVHYGKVEETITSLCETVPGLLDYRHQARLTMGLRALMILEELRQPDPPDAELVLQELKKLQMSSCIPNGKKKDQKVEEAKRNFQTLVQSLLKNPSARKQFYKEDFQLHYGRNYAASLEKLMWEFLIRLDQLLPVPDLAQTVSWLSAAPAVLEECARSASQPQLVRTLLQHEVCLGHLGSSSLLSSTGDAILSSLSLPLSGKVLQTIQSESTSASNRVTTPAQSTPRTTRRMAKQAQSQVAPVIGSISCVNLQINNEKVASESAKSASEVQRNTRTNLRSQSKKQVPEKEEEHYVGNLLFTVITQSSGSEVEEEEEEDGGKEDTSNTDESSERSFKLPQQTEVEQKNGSRVSGVTRKCSTKTNAEAAGSQDEGEISEILISCMKRNLRVVVPRLNISSNALPVQLNHLAEEKDGTSYSGQSNSKDRVRNRDSVQRKRRFPNSSPTPEKLLTLSVNKLAPACSPCIPLLKRLPVGTPETPSPLIKSSDDIIGDSDDERAGTVKRKVFNQQYCKTNNGTYVPTLREFWNPVFCPSSSPGSRH; from the exons ATGTCAGCCCTGCAGCTTATCGCTCCACCACTGCGGCTCTTGTCTGCGGCCATGTGGAAGGTGATGTTGCAGAGAGACACAGTGCATTATGGGAAGGTGGAGGAAACTATAACATCGCTCTGTGAGACTGTACCTGGACTGCTCGATTACAGACATCAGGCCAGGCTGACTATGGGTTTGAGGGCCCTG ATGATCTTGGAGGAGCTTCGTCAGCCGGATCCTCCAGATGCGGAGCTTGTCCTTCAGGAATTGAAGAAGCTGCAGATGTCCTCCTGCATTCCCAATGGAAAG AAGAAGGATCAAAAGGTGGAGGAAGCAAAACGCAACTTTCAAACCCTGGTCCAGTCTCTCCTGAAGAATCCATCAGCTAGAAAACAGTTCTACAAG GAGGATTTTCAACTTCACTATGGAAGAAACTATGCTGCCAGTCTAGAGAAGTTAATGTGGGAGTTTCTTATCCGACTGGATCAGCTATTACCTGTTCCAGATCTTGCACAG ACGGTGTCGTGGCTCAGTGCTGCCCCTGCTGTTCTGGAGGAATGTGCGCGCTCTGCTTCACAGCCTCAGCTCGTCAGAACTCTGCTGCAGCATGAAGTATGCCTTGGACACCTCGGCTCAT caTCTCTTCTGTCATCTACTGGAGATGCGATCCTGTCCTCCCTTTCCCTTCCTCTTTCGGGTAAAGTACTACAAACCATCCAGTCAGAATCCACTTCCGCATCCAACAGAGTCACAACTCCTGCCCAGTCAACCCCCAGGACAACTCGCAGAATGGCAAAACAAGCCCAGTCACAGGTCGCACCAGTGATTGGCTCCATTTCTTGCGTCAACCTCCAAATAAACAATGAGAAAGTGGCATCTGAATCAGCCAAATCAGCTTCAGAGGTGCAGAGAAACACCAGAACCAATCTAAGATCACAATCGAAAAAACAGGTACCAGAAAAAGAAGAGGAGCATTACGTTGGTAATCTGTTGTTCACCGTGATCACCCAATCATCCGGCAGTGAAgtagaggaagaggaggaggaagatggTGGCAAAGAAGACACCAGCAATACTGATGAAAGTAGTGAGAGGTCATTTAAACTACCCCAACAAACTGAAGTCGAACAGAAGAATGGATCAAGAGTGTCAGGTGTTACGAGGAAATGTTCAACTAAGACAAACGCAGAGGCCGCCGGGTCACAAGATGAAGGAGAAATAAGTGAAATCCTCATTTCCTGCATGAAGCGCAATTTGAGAGTTGTTGTTCCCAGATTAAACATCAGCAGTAATGCTCTTCCTGTCCAGCTGAATCATCTGGCTGAAGAGAAGGACGGTACGAGTTATTCAGGCCAGTCTAACTCAAAAGACAGAGTGAGGAATAGAGACTCTGTGCAACGCAAGAGAAGATTTCCTAATTCAAGTCCAACGCCGGAGAAGCTCCTGACTTTATCGGTCAATAAGCT AGCTCCTGCATGCTCTCCATGTATTCCACTTCTTAAGCGTCTTCCAGTCGGTACTCCGG aaACGCCGTCCCCTTTGATTAAATCATCAGATGACATTATAGGCGACTCTGATGATGAGAGAGCAGGCACTGTGAAGAGAAAG GTATTCAATCAGCAGTACTGCAAAACGAACAACGGTACATATGTGCCCACCCTCCGGGAGTTCTGGAATCCTGTGTTTTGTCCCTCTTCATCTCCTGGAAGCAGACATTAA
- the efs gene encoding embryonal Fyn-associated substrate, translating into MSLSTVLAKALFDNAAESPEELAFRKGDILMVLNQEQDGGPGWWLCSLHGRQGIAPANRLRLLQSTQAPASSAGTDARRAPSVDSVHLPSSQQGKVNGLSAEDSDGVYLSPPSLAEGVYQSPGAAPAQCRSGELRHSDAGRPRSHSSSGTRPRPDWGDVGVAGRPRSPSLRGRGGESGTLYQTPSSPVPLAAQHRSQVALPTDSVYLTPSAVSRSAAETAGESRYLSPRDASAGHSDGCYLVPRPAVTTLTSENLYQTPTSGAPVAGQCVAGVTSRLVDKIAPKSSPSSSSSPSQSKSGQDAPGMYQTPTPPGGAISRTPQSDRKNPAGTVVVSNASTPGQNIKQTPPSGRGSQKGTTSTAPVGRGKLRESPLLTRTGKSGVPSSPNFGRKPPPPAPPVRSVTRKDLPQSSAIPATKPVLQANPAPPPTNMLEEERQGSKSGQTQADEMKNNSEMLSKRDSASSQEEKLSEEVYDTPPTNRWQHPVSIVPSEEDDGIYNTPRALIVHNDQASEIYDVPTLALNSSEHQQQTYNIPGSAAAIGDAEDEDVYSVPSLPGLPLEASELSGLTVETVVNGRSYSISSLRKQDAIDDVSEPDGGIYDMPALNLEIPTRRLSVSSTGSGDIQWKTSLSALVQSALTSASLPTTPSRDFAAALAEILSIWKAGHVGDIPPVLQHAWSRLSDLLPALSVCGTAPPADGLLSMVRGALEDSAALLQSQTRPRLPSQDSLSRRPLPALPVAEVKPIAGDMGSRKGSWIQERPLPPPPPAAFPLPPAPVSLVPTVGRMEDEEPGNEYAGIGLTPTPPPSYPVGDSVGYVKLQGKPEPPPDTHTEHSSSQLITSTDNKLSPSPPVSMSLEDSELLSFYSSQSLSHLSCLADAIDSLFTSVQGNQPPRVFVSRGKSLIVTAHKLVFIGDTLARLLSSSDLRAKVTTSSGRLCQALKAVVVATKGAAQNYPSVPATQEMVDRVADLSQHAAGFSGLLQRLAEIS; encoded by the exons ATGTCCCTTTCG ACTGTACTCGCAAAGGCACTTTTTGATAATGCTGCTGAAAGCCCAGAGGAGTTGGCTTTCCGTAAAGGGGATATCCTGATGGTTTTGAACCAGGAACAGGATGGGGGACCAGGGTGGTGGCTTTGCTCCCTGCATGGCCGTCAAGGCATTGCCCCTGCTAACCGATTACGCCTGCTTCAAAGTACTCAAGCTCCGGCTTCGAGTGCAGGTACAGATGCCCGACGAGCTCCTAGTGTGGACTCTGTCCATCTACCTTCTAGCCAGCAGGGCAAGGTAAATGGATTGAGTGCTGAAGATTCAGATGGGGTGTATCTCTCACCACCCAGCTTAGCTGAAGGGGTGTATCAGAGCCCTGGGGCTGCTCCTGCCCAGTGCAGGTCTGGAGAGCTACGCCACTCTGATGCAGGAAGGCCACGATCGCATTCTAGTTCTGGAACCAGGCCTCGTCCGGACTGGGGGGATGTTGGTGTGGCGGGACGACCCCGCTCACCTTCACTTCGAGGACGGGGTGGTGAGTCAGGAACCCTCTACCAGACACCCAGCTCTCCTGTGCCACTGGCTGCACAACACAGATCACAAGTTGCATTGCCAACAGATTCAGTCTACCTGACTCCAAGTGCTGTCTCTAGGTCTGCCGCAGAAACAGCAGGGGAGTCGAGGTATTTAAGTCCACGAGATGCAAGTGCTGGGCATTCTGATGGATGCTACTTAGTTCCTAGACCAGCTGTCACCACACTGACAAGTGAGAATTTATATCAGACTCCTACAAGTGGTGCCCCAGTGGCAGGACAGTGTGTAGCAGGAGTGACTTCTAGACTTGTGGATAAGATAGCTCCTAAAAGCAGCCCATCTTCTTCCAGTAGTCCATCTCAGAGTAAGAGTGGCCAGGATGCCCCAGGTATGTACCAAACTCCAACCCCACCTGGAGGAGCCATATCAAGGACCCCTCAATCTGACCGTAAAAACCCAGCTGGAACTGTAGTAGTGTCTAATGCCTCAACACCAGGCCAAAACATAAAGCAGACACCTCCATCTGGACGAGGATCCCAAAAGGGTACTACCTCAACTGCTCCTGTTGGTCGAGGAAAACTGAGAGAATCCCCTCTACTCACTAGGACGGGAAAGTCAGGAGTACCCAGCTCCCCAAACTTTGGCCGGAAACCCCCTCCGCCAGCACCTCCAGTTAGAAGTGTAACCAGGAAAGATTTACCTCAGTCTAGCGCAATTCCAGCGACCAAACCTGTTCTCCAGGCAAACCCTGCTCCCCCACCGACAAACATGCTGGAGGAGGAGAGACAGGGAAGTAAAAGTGGACAGACGCAAGCCGACGAGATGAAGAACAACAGCGAAATGCTGAGCAAGAGAGACAGTGCCAGTTCGCAGGAGGAGAAACTTAGTGAGGAG GTATATGATACACCTCCCACTAATAGGTGGCAACATCCAGTTTCTATAGTGCCTTCTGAGGAGGATGATGGGATTTATAACACTCCTCGTGCTCTAATCGTACACAACGACCAGGCTTCTGAG ATTTATGACGTTCCCACCCTGGCCTTGAATTCCTCAGAGCATCAGCAGCAAACCTACAATATTCCAGGATCTGCTGCTGCGATTGGAGATGCAGAGGATGAGGATGTGTACAGTGTTCCCAGTCTTCCTGGTTTACCCTTGGAGGCAAGCGAGCTGTCGGGATTAACTGTAGAAACGGTTGTAAACGGACGTAGCTATTCGATTTCCAGTCTGAGAAAGCAAGACGCAATTGACGATGTGTCAGAACCTGATGGAGGCATCTACGACATGCCTGCCCTCAATCTGGAAATCCCAACGCGCCGCTTGTCTGTATCAAGCACCGGCTCCGGGGACATCCAGTGGAAAACGTCACTCTCGGCTCTAGTCCAATCCGCTTTGACCTCCGCCTCTCTCCCCACCACCCCATCCCGGGACTTCGCTGCTGCCTTGGCTGAGATCCTTTCCATCTGGAAGGCTGGCCACGTTGGAGATATTCCTCCAGTTCTTCAACATGCTTGGTCACGTCTTTCTGACCTCCTGCCTGCCCTCTCGGTGTGCGGTACTGCCCCTCCAGCAGACGGTCTGCTCTCCATGGTCCGCGGTGCTCTTGAAGACTCTGCTGCCCTTTTACAAAGCCAAACACGACCTCGTCTACCTTCCCAGGACTCTCTGTCCCGGAGGCCTCTACCTGCATTGCCAGTGGCAGAGGTCAAACCCATAGCAGGGGACATGGGGTCACGGAAGGGCAGCTGGATTCAGGAACGACCGCTGCCGCCTCCACCACCGGCTGCCTTCCCATTGCCCCCAGCACCAGTTTCTTTAGTTCCTACTGTGGGAAGGATGGAGGATGAGGAACCAGGCAATGAGTATGCAGGAATCGGCCTCACTCCTACACCACCGCCATCATATCCTGTAGGTGATAGTGTGGGATACGTCAAACTGCAG GGGAAGCCAGAGCCTCCACCAGACACCCATACAGAGCACAGTTCTTCACAGCTTATCACCTCAACTGATAATAAA TTGAGTCCTTCACCACCAGTCTCTATGTCTCTGGAGGATTCAGAACTGCTCTCCTTCTACTCTTCTCAGAGTCTCTCTCATCTTTCTTGTCTGGCTGATGCCATCGACTCCCTGTTTACAAGTGTCCAAGGGAACCAGCCACCCCGAGTCTTCGTTTCCAGGGGCAAAAGTCTCATCGTGACCGCACATAAACTTGTCTTTATCGGAGATACACTAGCACGGCTTCTCAGCTCTTCAGATCTCAGAGCAAAG
- the dhrs4 gene encoding dehydrogenase/reductase SDR family member 4 has product MLKAITRCLWSNPVAGRRMMSHHISQNLSGKVAIVTASTDGIGLAAAEALGQRGAHVVVSSRRQTNVDKAVSLLRSKNIKVIGTTCNVGKAEDREKLINMTVEQCGGVDILVSNAAVNPFFGNILDSTEEVWDKILGVNVKASFLLTKMVVPHIEKRGGGSVVIVSSVAGYQPMPALGPYSVSKTALLGLTRALAPELAQSNIRVNCVAPGIIKTRFSSALWENEGVLEEFLKQTSIKRLGQPEEIGGVIAFLCSDEASYITGETITVTGGMNSRL; this is encoded by the exons ATGTTGAAGGCTATAACCAGGTGCCTTTGGTCAAATCCTGTTGCAGGCAGAAGAATGATGTCCCATCACATATCACAGAACCTGTCTGGAAAAGTTGCTATAGTAACTGCATCCACAGATGG GATTGGACTGGCAGCAGCAGAAGCCTTGGGTCAGAGAGGAGCACATGTGGTCGTGAGCAGTCGACGTCAAACCAATGTTGACAAGGCTGTCTCACTCCTGCGCAgcaaaaatattaaagtaatagGCACCACATGCAACGTGGGAAAAGCTGAAGACAGAGAGAAGCTCATTAACATG acagTCGAGCAGTGTGGTGGTGTGGATATACTGGTGTCTAATGCAGCGGTCAACCCGTTTTTTGGGAACATATTAGATTCCACAGAGGAAGTCTGGGACAAA ATACTTGGAGTGAACGTGAAGGCTTCTTTTCTTCTGACCAAAATGGTTGTGCCTCACATTGAGAAAAGAGG GGGTGGGTCAGTTGTGATTGTGTCTTCGGTCGCAGGGTACCAACCAATGCCA GCTCTGGGCCCCTACAGTGTGAGTAAGACTGCCCTGCTTGGTTTAACCCGAGCTCTTGCTCCTGAACTCGCCCAGAGCAACATCCGGGTGAACTGTGTCGCCCCTGGCATCATCAAGACACGTTTTAGCTCTGCT CTGTGGGAAAACGAGGGTGTGCTGGAAGAGTTCTTGAAGCAGACAAGCATAAAAAG ACTCGGACAGCCAGAGGAAATTGGTGGCGTGATTGCCTTCCTGTGTTCAGATGAAGCCTCGTACATCACAGGAGAGACCATCACTGTAACTGGAGGCATGAACAGCAGACTGTAA
- the dhrs4 gene encoding dehydrogenase/reductase SDR family member 4 isoform X1: MLKAITRCLWSNPVAGRRMMSHHISQNLSGKVAIVTASTDGIGLAAAEALGQRGAHVVVSSRRQTNVDKAVSLLRSKNIKVIGTTCNVGKAEDREKLINMTVEQCGGVDILVSNAAVNPFFGNILDSTEEVWDKILGVNVKASFLLTKMVVPHIEKRGGGSVVIVSSVAGYQPMPALGPYSVSKTALLGLTRALAPELAQSNIRVNCVAPGIIKTRFSSAKYALTLVFSSCGKTRVCWKSS; this comes from the exons ATGTTGAAGGCTATAACCAGGTGCCTTTGGTCAAATCCTGTTGCAGGCAGAAGAATGATGTCCCATCACATATCACAGAACCTGTCTGGAAAAGTTGCTATAGTAACTGCATCCACAGATGG GATTGGACTGGCAGCAGCAGAAGCCTTGGGTCAGAGAGGAGCACATGTGGTCGTGAGCAGTCGACGTCAAACCAATGTTGACAAGGCTGTCTCACTCCTGCGCAgcaaaaatattaaagtaatagGCACCACATGCAACGTGGGAAAAGCTGAAGACAGAGAGAAGCTCATTAACATG acagTCGAGCAGTGTGGTGGTGTGGATATACTGGTGTCTAATGCAGCGGTCAACCCGTTTTTTGGGAACATATTAGATTCCACAGAGGAAGTCTGGGACAAA ATACTTGGAGTGAACGTGAAGGCTTCTTTTCTTCTGACCAAAATGGTTGTGCCTCACATTGAGAAAAGAGG GGGTGGGTCAGTTGTGATTGTGTCTTCGGTCGCAGGGTACCAACCAATGCCA GCTCTGGGCCCCTACAGTGTGAGTAAGACTGCCCTGCTTGGTTTAACCCGAGCTCTTGCTCCTGAACTCGCCCAGAGCAACATCCGGGTGAACTGTGTCGCCCCTGGCATCATCAAGACACGTTTTAGCTCTGCT aaaTACGCTTTAACGCTTGTGTTCTCCAGCTGTGGGAAAACGAGGGTGTGCTGGAAGAGTTCTTGA